A portion of the Macadamia integrifolia cultivar HAES 741 unplaced genomic scaffold, SCU_Mint_v3 scaffold798, whole genome shotgun sequence genome contains these proteins:
- the LOC122069995 gene encoding uncharacterized protein LOC122069995 isoform X2 — MANPGVGTKFVSVNLNRSYGQPPSSFSNAGASRVRPGSHGSSVGGGMVVLSRPRSSILAPQKIGPKLSVPPPLNLPSLRKEHERFDSSSTGIGSARPGSSGSGSRPTSSGMGWTKPVPSTLQDKDSGGHHPLLGRSGGGAQAVDGGDHPLNSADGGSRASSVYMPPSARSDTVAHPMTGSASSFQLAEKAVVLRGEDFPSLQATLPATPGSAQKQKDTMHPKQKQKQKVSEEAADEQTEGSSSRQLLHMRPQVQSSRHSVGSLSNDNDGMNHGSGGSTRGEQPHKLDDHFPGPLPLVRLNHTSDWADDERDTGHSLPSRDKDHGLSRREAFHDRDFDRPRVGGLPRSNAFDLSDGRGLRDDDVGKVSSKEFLRTDTYGRDVRTPSREGQDGGSWRASSLAKDEYRAREVGIDRNGASARPFTLNRDMNGDKKYNQSPYGDNYRDFSNGAMGTQDSRFGRRDLGYVQGNRQNGNHMMESFSSRWAEQNMRERHSGDISNRYKGDFLRNSLVPKTSFSSGSKGLSVNDPLLDFGREQRSFSNTRKPGHEDSFLKDFGSGLGFDGRDSISGGLVGVFKKKKDVLKQTDFHDPVRESFEAELERVQKMQELERQRIIEEQARALELARKEEEERERLAREEEEQRRRLEEEAREAAWRAEQERLEAVRRAVEQKMAREEEKRRIHMEEERRKEAARQKLLELEARIARRRAEGLKDDKFPASVVAGSLPRAAKEEDASGEAEMGGWEDGERMVERITNSASSDSSSLNRSFGMGSRPHSSRDGNSAFRDRGKVANSWRRDVFENSNSSAFLPQDHENGYRSPRRDAFGAGRAFPRKDVYGCSGVVSARAASKGVAEAYVVDDFPHLRGQRWNLNGDVDHYGRNSEVETEFHDNTAEGFGDMGWGHGRPCVSSHVAYPDGLYQNSEADGFTSYGKSRHSTRQPRVLPPPSLASVQKSSYRGESEWPNSSTFLNSEMRYQHEPGRSEPIMPTEYDGYQERLEQPGIMEAQQENVAPEKNKLDKPATPGCDSQSSLSVSSPPDSPIHLSHDDLDESGDSPVLPAAAEGKEMSLSDSEHVASASEMGNANGITGSNSISPLEDEEWTIEYNEEMQQQEEYDEEEDGYQEEDEVHEGDDENVDLAQEFRDLHLEEKDASGKMNQLVLGFNEGVEVGIPSGDEFERTPKSGENAVQIEQVPVSIAEESGSFDGLVADRQSLQPENYSPSMYVGSSSKTLQEPEKATLQDLVIQPSDADCDRTTSDFFLDTVEGSSSPSLPVQQPVVSSVNMTHPSSVQSVMSTVSSVPSQADGPIKLQFGLFSGPSLIPSPVPAIQIGSIQMPLHLHPQVGPSLSQIHPSQPTFFQFGQLRYPSPLSKGILPLAPQSMSFVQPTIPGHYTLNQNQGGPLLNQAGPDHSSQIPTATVKDKVSFLWMDNQPGFVPKPLDLSQENVGKVMNLPAGESLDNEVLTYQSHAKSSILSEKKPEPDPVSLDQGNHDLSIKKNNRSISNNGESQGELHLESNLSQFLSSERALSASKGPVQMSGGKGKKFIYTVKNSGSKSSVPFTEAAAHSDTSGFQRRSQRNIRRTEFRVRENGDRRQMETVVSSNSGLDGKPNLNGKVSGVSSRSGAKKDAVLAKPSKQSIQSESVHSGSISSRLLDSENKMEKGQGKEASKKRVTSSLVISRSGEGNLKRNSSSEEDVDAPLQSGIVRVFKQSGIEAPSDEDDFIKVRSKRQMLNDRREQREKEIKAKSRVIKAPRKVRSVAQNAVAPNKQNAVTPNNSNKIATSLGEAASNLHSESVVTDGRALPNVEVPAGFTSTVILQPLPPIGTPAVNTDVQADKRSHNIKSLQTSSISVISSGGTSLGLGLPFENKNVVLDNVQTSMAPWGNARINQQVMALTQTQLDEAMNPSRLEAHVASIGDHTSTVIEPSKPSPPILTQDKSYSSAGSPLNSLLAGEKIQFGAVTSPTILPPGSRAISNGILSPGASRSDPIDHNLPAAQSDCTLFFEKEKQPNESCIHLEDPEAEAEAEAAASAVAVAAISSDEMVGNDLGACSVSVSDAKSFGGADIDGLTTGKGVTGDQQLACQSRGEESLTVALPADLSVETPSLSLWPPLPNPQNSSSQMLSHFPGATPSHFPCYEINPMLGGPIFAFGPHDESAGTQSQSQKSSTPASGTLGGWQQCHSGLDSFYGPPAGFTGPFISPPGGIPGVQAPPHMVVYNHFAPVGQFGQVGLSFMGTTYIPSGKQPDWKHNPTSSAMGIGEGDINNLNMVSAQRNTPSMPAPVQHLAPGSPLLPMASPLAMFDMSPFQSSADIPVQARWSHIPASPMHSIPLSMPLQQQADGLLTSQFSHGLSGDQTSTVNKIHDTHTSASSDNNRIFPVAGDATDTQLPYELGLVSPSSCTTIHVSAGRPASNSLLGTSGNTQNVVTNSSAKNAITNASESGGGIHNNMGTGSSQSMTSAFKVQSSQRQNSTQQYLHPTGYVDQRTGGISQKTNSGGEWSHRRMGFQGRTQLSGTDKNFASKMKQIYVAKPASSGASGAV, encoded by the exons ATGGCCAATCCCGGTGTCGGGACTAAGTTTGTTTCTGTGAATCTTAATAGATCTTATGGGCAGCCTCCAAGCTCTTTTTCAAATGCGGGAGCCAGCCGAGTACGGCCTGGTAGCCATGGAAGCAGCGTGGGCGGTGGGATGGTGGTTCTTTCGAGACCTAGGAGTTCGATTTTGGCACCACAAAAAATTGGGCCAAAGCTTTCAGTTCCGCCCCCCTTGAATTTGCCGTCGTTGAGGAAGGAACATGAACGTTTTGATTCTTCATCAACAGGGATTGGTTCTGCTCGTCCTGGGAGTTCTGGTTCTGGGTCGAGACCGACTTCTTCCGGTATGGGCTGGACGAAGCCAGTTCCTTCTACATTGCAAGACAAGGATAGTGGTGGCCATCACCCTTTGCTTGGGAGATCGGGAGGTGGAGCTCAGGCAGTTGATGGTGGTGATCATCCACTGAATTCTGCGGATGGGGGGTCGAGGGCAAGCAGTGTTTACATGCCTCCGTCTGCGAGGTCGGATACTGTCGCACACCCCATGACTggttctgcttcttcttttcaGCTGGCTGAGAAGGCTGTGGTCCTAAGGGGGGAAGACTTCCCATCCCTGCAAGCTACCTTGCCTGCCACTCCTGGTTCTGCTCAGAAGCAGAAGGATACTATGCAtccaaaacagaaacagaagcAGAAGGTGAGTGAGGAAGCAGCAGATGAGCAGACAGAGGGTTCTAGTTCAAGGCAACTACTTCACATGCGTCCGCAAGTCCAGTCATCCCGTCATAGTGTTGGCTCTCTTTCGAATGATAATGATGGCATGAATCATGGGTCTGGTGGTTCTACCAGAGGGGAACAGCCCCATAAGCTGGATGATCACTTTCCAGGTCCACTGCCACTTGTTCGTCTTAACCACACTTCTGATTGGGCTGATGATGAACGTGATACGGGTCATAGTCTGCCAAGTCGGGACAAGGATCATGGGTTGTCCCGACGTGAAGCCTTTCACGACAGAGATTTTGATCGTCCAAGGGTTGGTGGGCTACCACGCTCAAATGCTTTTGATCTTTCTGATGGCCGGGGTCTACGTGATGATGATGTTGGGAAGGTTTCTTCAAAGGAATTTCTACGGACAGACACTTATGGTAGAGATGTTAGAACGCCTAGTAGAGAAGGTCAAGATGGGGGCTCATGGAGAGCTTCATCCCTTGCAAAAGATGAATATAGGGCTCGTGAAGTTGGCATTGATAGAAATGGTGCCAGTGCGAGGCCTTTCACTCTCAATCGTGACATGAACggagataaaaaatacaatCAATCACCATATGGAGACAATTATCGAGATTTTAGTAATGGAGCCATGGGAACTCAGGATTCAAGGTTTGGAAGGAGGGATTTGGGTTATGTGCAAGGAAATAGACAGAATGGGAACCACATGATGGAATCATTTTCTAGTAGGTGGGCTGAACAGAATATGCGGGAGCGTCACAGTGGTGATATCTCCAATCGATACAAAGGAGATTTCTTACGAAACAGTTTGGTGCCTAAAACATCATTTTCTTCTGGAAGTAAGGGACTCTCTGTGAATGATCCATTGCTTGATTTTGGTAGGGAACAGCGTTCATTCTCAAACACTAGAAAACCAGGTCATGAGGATTCTTTCTTGAAAGATTTTGGCTCTGGCCTGGGGTTCGATGGAAGGGATTCTATCTCTGGTGGTCTTGTTGGGGtgtttaagaagaagaaggatgtgcTGAAACAGACTGATTTCCATGACCCTGTTAGAGAATCTTTTGAAGCAGAACTTGAGAGGGTACAAAAAATGCAAGAGCTGGAAAGGCAACGTATCATTGAGGAACAGGCGAGAGCATTGGAGTTAGCAAggaaagaggaggaggagagagagcgGCTAgctagggaagaggaagaacaacGGAGAaggcttgaagaagaagctagaGAGGCTGCGTGGAGAGCAGAACAGGAGCGATTGGAGGCTGTTAGAAGAGCTGTTGAACAAAAGATGGCTAGAGAAGAGGAGAAACGGAGGATTCATatggaggaagaaaggaggaaagaggCTGCTAGACAGAAGCTTTTGGAGTTGGAGGCTAGGATTGCAAGGAGGCGGGCTGAAGGATTGAAAGATGATAAGTTTCCTGCTTCTGTTGTGGCTGGAAGTTTGCCCAGGGCGGCAAAAGAGGAAGATGCTTCTGGGGAAGCAGAGATGGGTGGTTGGGAGGATGGTGAGAGAATGGTGGAAAGGATCACAAACTCTGCTTCTTCTGATTCCTCCAGTCTGAATAGATCGTTTGGGATGGGTTCTAGGCCTCACTCTTCCAGAGATGGAAATTCTGCCTTTCGTGATAGAGGAAAAGTTGCAAATTCATGGAGGAGGGATGTGTTTGAGAATTCTAACAGCTCAGCCTTCCTTCCACAGGATCACGAGAATGGTTATCGCAGTCCAAGGAGAGATGCATTTGGTGCAGGGAGGGCATTCCCTAGGAAAGACGTCTATGGATGTTCTGGAGTTGTGTCTGCAAGGGCAGCATCTAAAGGAGTTGCCGAGGCATATGTGGTTGATGATTTCCctcacctgagagggcagagaTGGAATCTTAATGGGGATGTCGACCATTATGGCCGGAACTCCGAGGTTGAAACTGAATTTCATGATAATACTGCCGAAGGGTTTGGTGATATGGGATGGGGTCATGGTCGTCCTTGTGTTAGTTCTCATGTTGCTTATCCAGATGGACTTTATCAAAACTCTGAGGCGGATGGATTTACTTCTTATGGAAAGTCTAGGCATTCCACGAGACAGCCTCGTGTTCTCCCCCCTCCATCGCTGGCTTCTGTGCAAAAAAGTTCCTATAGAGGCGAGTCTGAATGGCCTAATTCTTCAACTTTTCTGAACTCTGAGATGAGGTACCAACATGAGCCGGGAAGAAGTGAACCAATCATGCCGACAGAGTATGATGGTTACCAGGAGAGGCTTGAACAGCCAGGAATTATGGAAGCTCAACAAGAAAATGTTGCCCCTGAGAAGAACAAACTAGATAAGCCTGCCACACCAGGGTGCGACTCACAATCCTCATTATCTGTTTCAAGTCCACCTGACTCACCTATTCATCTTTCGCATGATGACCTGGATGAGTCTGGAGATTCTCCTGTCTTACCAGCTGCTGCAGAAGGCAAAGAGATGTCTTTATCTGACAGTGAACATGTTGCATCAGCATCAGAAATGGGTAATGCCAATGGAATAACAGGCTCAAATTCTATTTCTCCTCTTGAAGATGAAGAATGGACTATTGAGTACAATGAAGAGATGCAGCAGCAAGAAGAGtatgatgaagaggaagatggttaccaggaagaagatgaagtgcatGAAGGAGACGATGAGAATGTTGATCTGGCTCAGGAGTTCCGAGATTTACATTTGGAAGAGAAAGATGCATCAGGCAAGATGAACCAGTTGGTTTTAGGCTTCAATGAAGGTGTTGAAGTTGGAATTCCTAGTGGTGATGAGTTTGAAAGAACCCCCAAGAGTGGAGAAAATGCAGTTCAAATAGAACAGGTACCTGTTAGCATTGCAGAAGAATCTGGATCTTTTGATGGGTTGGTTGCTGATCGACAGAGCCTTCAACCTGAGAATTACTCTCCTAGTATGTATGTGGGGAGCTCTTCTAAAACTCTCCAGGAACCTGAGAAGGCGACACTCCAAGATCTGGTTATCCAGCCTTCAGATGCTGATTGTGACAGAACcacatctgatttttttttggataccGTGGAAGGCTCTAGTAGTCCCAGTTTACCGGTTCAACAGCCAGTAGTATCTTCTGTGAATATGACCCACCCTTCGTCAGTCCAATCTGTGATGTCAACTGTTTCTTCAGTTCCGAGCCAAGCTGATGGACCTATCAAGCTGCAGTTTGGCCTATTCTCTGGCCCTTCTCTGATTCCATCTCCAGTTCCAGCCATACAGATTGGTTCAATACAGATGCCACTCCATTTACATCCCCAGGTTGGGCCATCTCTATCTCAAATACACCCATCACAACCTACTTTCTTCCAGTTTGGTCAGCTTAGGTATCCTTCTCCTCTCTCTAAGGGAATTTTGCCATTGGCTCCTCAGTCAATGTCTTTTGTTCAACCTACTATTCCAGGCCATTACACTTTAAATCAGAATCAGGGAGGTCCTCTGCTTAATCAAGCAGGTCCTGACCATTCTAGTCAGATCCCCACTGCCACTGTGAAAGATAAAGTTTCGTTTTTATGGATGGATAACCAGCCTGGCTTTGTGCCTAAGCCCTTGGATTTATCTCAAGAAAATGTGGGCAAAGTGATGAATTTACCTGCTGGAGAAAGTCTGGACAATGAAGTTCTGACATATCAGAGTCATGCCAAGAGCTCCATTCTTAGTGAAAAGAAGCCTGAACCTGATCCAGTTTCCCTGGATCAAGGGAATCATGATCTTTCCATAAAGAAGAACAACAGATCCATATCAAATAATGGAGAGTCCCAGGGCGAATTGCATTTGGAATCAAATTTATCCCAGTTTCTTTCAAGTGAAAGAGCTTTGAGTGCGTCAAAGGGTCCAGTCCAAATGTCtggtggaaaaggaaagaaattcatttaTACTGTCAAGAATTCTGGGTCAAAATCTTCTGTTCCATTTACTGAGGCTGCTGCTCATTCGGATACCAGTGGATTTCAGAGGAGGTCTCAACGGAACATTCGGCGTACTGAATTTAGAGTGCGAGAGAATGGTGATAGGAGGCAAATGGAAACTGTAGTTTCATCTAACAGTGGGCTGGATGGAAAGCCAAATTTGAATGGGAAGGTGTCTGGGGTCTCTTCAAGAAGTGGGGCTAAGAAGGATGCTGTTTTGGCCAAACCATCCAAGCAATCAATTCAATCTGAATCTGTACACTCTGGTTCAATCAGTTCACGTTTGCTTGATTCTGAGAACAAGATGGAAAAGGGACAAGGGAAAGAAGCATCGAAAAAAAGGGTTACATCTTCACTTGTCATCTCGCGCTCTGGAGAGGGAAACTTGAAGAGAAATAGCAGTTCTGAGGAGGATGTTGATGCTCCCCTGCAAAGTGGTATCGTGCGTGTTTTCAAACAATCTGGCATAGAAGCCCCTAGTGAtgaagatgacttcatcaaggTGAGGTCTAAGAGGCAAATGCTGAATGATCGGCGAGAACAGAGGGAAAAGGAAATTAAGGCTAAGTCTAGGGTAATAAAG GCACCTCGTAAAGTCCGTTCTGTCGCGCAAAATGCTGTTGCTCCCAACAAACAAAATGCTGTTACTCCCAACAATTCAAATAAAATCGCCACGTCATTAGGTGAAGCAGCAAGCAACTTGCATTCTGAATCTGTTGTCACTGATGGCCGGGCATTGCCAAATGTTGAAGTGCCAGCTGGATTTACTTCTACTGTGATATTGCAACCATTGCCTCCAATTGGTACCCCTGCTGTGAATACTGATGTGCAGGCTGACAAAAGATCCCATAACATAAA GTCTCTCCAGACAAGCTCCATTTCTGTCATATCTAGTGGTGGAACAAGCCTTGGCCTGGGCTTGCCATTTGAAAACAAGAACGTGGTTCTGGACAATGTTCAAACATCCATGGCTCCCTGGGGCAATGCGCGGATTAATCAACAG GTTATGGCCCTAACTCAGACCCAACTAGATGAGGCTATGAATCCATCAAGATTGGAAGCACATGTTGCTTCTATTGGTGATCACACCAGCACTGTTATCGAGCCCAGCAAGCCATCACCACCTATCTTGACACAGGACAAGTCATATTCTTCTGCAGGAAGTCCTCTCAACTCCCTGCTTGCAGGGGAAAAAATTCAGTTTG GTGCGGTTACATCACCCACTATTCTACCTCCCGGTAGCCGGGCCATTTCAAATGGGATTCTCTCTCCTGGTGCTAGTAGGTCAGATCCAATTGACCATAACCTGCCTGCCGCTCAGAGTGATTGTACGTTGTTTTTCGAAAAAGAGAAGCAGCCTAATGAGTCTTGTATTCATCTGGAAGATCCTGAGGCTGAAGCTGAAGCTGAAGCTGCTGCCTCTGCCGTTGCTGTTGCTGCTATCAGTAGTGATGAGATGGTCGGGAATGACCTGGGTGCATGCTCTGTCTCTGTTTCAGATGCCAAAAGCTTTGGAGGTGCAGACATTGATGGGTTGACCACAGGCAAAG GTGTCACTGGTGACCAGCAATTAGCATGTCAGTCGAGGGGTGAAGAGTCCCTGACTGTAGCTCTTCCAGCTGATCTCTCTGTAGAGACACCATCACTTTCCTTATGGCCACCTTTGCCAAACCCACAAAATTCTTCTAGCCAAATGCTTTCACATTTTCCTGGGGCCACGCCTTCCCATTTTCCTTGCTATGAGATAAATCCCATGTTGGGGGGCCCTATCTTTGCCTTTGGCCCACATGATGAGTCTGCTGGTACTCAATCGCAGTCGCAGAAGAGTAGTACTCCAGCTTCAGGGACACTGGGAGGCTGGCAACAATGCCATTCTGGTTTAGACTCCTTCTACGGTCCTCCAGCAGGATTTACAGGACCTTTTATCAGTCCTCCTGGAGGAATCCCAGGTGTTCAAGCCCCTCCTCACATGGTTGTGTACAACCATTTTGCGCCAGTAGGACAGTTTGGGCAAGTTGGCTTGAGTTTTATGGGCACCACTTATATTCCCTCTGGCAAGCAACCTGACTGGAAGCACAATCCGACATCTTCAGCAATGGGTATTGGTGAGGGGGACATCAATAATTTGAATATGGTTTCTGCACAGCGCAATACCCCAAGCATGCCTGCTCCCGTCCAGCATCTGGCCCCGGGGTCACCACTGTTGCCTATGGCTTCTCCTTTGGCCATGTTTGACATGTCTCCTTTCCAG TCCTCAGCCGACATACCAGTCCAAGCTCGCTGGTCTCACATTCCTGCATCACCAATGCACTCTATCCCTTTATCAATGCCATTGCAGCAGCAGGCAGATGGTTTATTGACATCACAGTTCAGCCATGGATTGTCTGGGGACCAAACATCTACTGTTAACAAGATCCATGACACTCATACTTCAGCATCTTCAGATAACAACAGGATCTTCCCTGTGGCAGGTGATGCGACTGATACTCAGTTGCCTTATGAACTCGGCCTGGTAAGCCCTTCAAGTTGCACCACTATCCATGTTTCAGCCGGCAGGCCAGCTTCCAACAGCTTGCTTGGTACAAGTGGCAACACTCAGAATGTTGTCACAAATAGCTCAGCAAAAAACGCTATAACTAATGCTAGCGAGAGTGGTGGTGGTATTCACAACAATATGGGCACTGGCAGCAGCCAGAGCATGACCTCTGCTTTCAAGGTGCAGTCTTCTCAGCGGCAGAATTCAACACAGCAGTATCTTCATCCAACTGGGTATGTGGACCAGAGAACTGGTGGAATTTCTCAGAAGACAAATTCAGGGGGTGAATGGTCCCATCGGAGAATGGGATTCCAAGGAAGAACTCAATTATCAGGAACAGATAAGAACTTTGCTTctaaaatgaaacaaatttaTGTTGCTAAACCGGCTTCTAGTGGAGCTTCCGGAGCAGTTTGA